In Streptomyces sp. NBC_00091, the following proteins share a genomic window:
- a CDS encoding CrcB family protein, whose protein sequence is MTRPVPGAEAIDPDVDLHVPAQRAEPQGRVLAAVAAGGAVGASARYGVALLWPAGPGAFPWATFWTNVAGCALIGVLMVLISEGGRSAPHPLLRPFAGVGVLGGFTTFSTYAVDFSRLLDEGEARVALAYAGLTVAGALGAVWAAASVTRWAVRWAAARAVSRGRR, encoded by the coding sequence GTGACCCGGCCCGTCCCCGGGGCCGAGGCGATCGACCCCGACGTCGACCTCCACGTGCCCGCCCAGCGCGCCGAACCGCAGGGCCGGGTGCTCGCGGCGGTCGCGGCCGGCGGGGCCGTCGGAGCCTCGGCGCGCTACGGGGTGGCCCTGCTGTGGCCGGCCGGGCCCGGGGCCTTCCCGTGGGCGACCTTCTGGACCAACGTCGCGGGCTGCGCGCTGATCGGCGTACTGATGGTGCTGATCAGCGAGGGCGGGCGGAGCGCGCCGCACCCGCTGCTGCGGCCCTTCGCGGGGGTGGGGGTGCTCGGCGGGTTCACCACCTTCTCCACCTACGCGGTGGACTTCTCCCGGCTGCTGGACGAGGGGGAGGCGCGGGTCGCGCTGGCGTACGCCGGGCTGACGGTGGCCGGGGCGCTGGGCGCCGTCTGGGCGGCCGCCTCGGTGACCCGGTGGGCGGTCCGGTGGGCGGCTGCGCGGGCGGTTTCGCGGGGGCGGCGGTGA
- a CDS encoding CrcB family protein, with protein sequence MNWLLVVAGAVVGAPLRYLTDRAVQARHDSVFPWGTFVVNAAACLLLGVLAGAALAGAGSSRVNLLLGTGLCGALSTYSTFSYETLRLAERGWRFLAAANVAASVLVGLGAVTLGSQVARQLFV encoded by the coding sequence GTGAACTGGCTGCTGGTGGTGGCGGGCGCGGTCGTCGGGGCGCCGCTGCGGTACCTGACCGACCGGGCGGTGCAGGCGCGGCACGATTCCGTCTTCCCGTGGGGGACCTTCGTGGTCAACGCCGCCGCCTGTCTGCTGCTCGGGGTGCTGGCGGGGGCGGCGCTGGCCGGGGCGGGCTCCTCGCGCGTGAACCTGCTGCTCGGGACGGGGCTGTGCGGGGCGCTGAGCACCTACTCGACCTTCTCGTACGAGACCCTGCGGCTGGCCGAGCGCGGCTGGCGGTTCCTCGCCGCGGCGAACGTCGCCGCGTCGGTGCTGGTCGGGCTGGGCGCCGTGACGCTCGGGTCGCAGGTGGCGCGACAGCTGTTCGTGTAA
- a CDS encoding metallopeptidase family protein: MLEMTREEFEELVAEALDRIPPELMRLMDNVAVFVEDEPPADDPELLGLYEGTPLTERGEWYAGVLPDRITIYRNPTLRMCEDRESVVAETEVTVVHEIAHHFGIDDERLHALGYG, translated from the coding sequence GTGCTGGAGATGACGCGCGAGGAGTTCGAAGAGCTCGTCGCAGAGGCCCTGGACCGGATTCCGCCGGAGCTGATGCGGCTGATGGACAACGTCGCGGTGTTCGTCGAGGACGAGCCCCCGGCCGACGACCCCGAGCTGCTCGGTCTGTACGAGGGGACCCCGCTCACCGAGCGCGGCGAGTGGTACGCCGGAGTGCTCCCCGACCGCATCACCATCTACCGGAACCCCACATTGCGGATGTGCGAGGACCGGGAGAGCGTGGTCGCCGAGACGGAGGTGACGGTGGTGCACGAGATCGCCCATCACTTCGGGATCGACGACGAACGGCTGCACGCGCTGGGCTACGGGTGA